A stretch of the Candidatus Jettenia sp. AMX2 genome encodes the following:
- the msrB gene encoding peptide-methionine (R)-S-oxide reductase MsrB: MKTYFTIIIMTMFISVIFHHDGKQHILANQQKAGDGEMERIDLKKKEKYRRPDDATLKKILTPLQYKVTQRSGTEPPFRNEYWNNKRAGIYVDIVSGEPLFSSLDKYDSGTGWPSFTKPIEPELIIEKEDRSFFMKQTEVRSKYGDSHLGHVFPDGPEPTGLRYCINSAALRFIPKETLEAEGYGGYLKLFENK; this comes from the coding sequence ATGAAAACATATTTTACAATAATTATTATGACGATGTTCATAAGTGTGATTTTCCATCACGATGGAAAACAGCATATCCTGGCAAATCAGCAAAAGGCAGGGGATGGTGAAATGGAAAGAATTGATTTAAAAAAGAAGGAAAAATACAGAAGGCCTGACGATGCGACGTTAAAAAAAATATTGACCCCTTTACAATATAAAGTAACACAAAGGAGCGGTACGGAACCACCGTTCAGGAATGAATACTGGAACAACAAGAGGGCAGGTATTTACGTTGATATCGTTTCCGGCGAGCCGCTGTTCAGCTCGCTCGACAAATACGATTCGGGTACAGGATGGCCGAGCTTCACAAAACCCATTGAACCGGAACTTATTATCGAAAAGGAAGACCGTAGTTTTTTCATGAAGCAGACAGAGGTGAGAAGTAAATACGGCGATTCGCATTTGGGTCATGTATTCCCTGACGGTCCTGAGCCGACGGGACTCCGTTACTGTATTAACTCTGCAGCCTTGCGGTTTATCCCAAAGGAAACGCTTGAAGCAGAAGGTTATGGAGGGTACCTGAAATTATTTGAAAATAAGTAG
- a CDS encoding calcium-binding protein → MSRVKKDKIREHRIDMEIIVDAYHEEERAMGWYYYLEDNLAFPFKAKCIAERSISPLKVGEIVEVTGMAPEEECMHEMFVEIQWEKLKRAVPLSQLKGISVNNETRQAIEDWHYWTTMGYQF, encoded by the coding sequence ATGTCGCGTGTGAAAAAAGATAAAATAAGAGAACATCGTATAGACATGGAAATAATTGTCGATGCCTATCATGAAGAAGAACGTGCAATGGGATGGTACTATTATCTTGAAGATAATCTTGCATTTCCTTTTAAGGCAAAATGCATTGCGGAAAGAAGTATTTCGCCGTTAAAGGTAGGAGAGATTGTTGAGGTAACAGGCATGGCACCAGAGGAAGAATGTATGCATGAGATGTTTGTTGAAATCCAATGGGAAAAACTGAAACGGGCTGTACCTCTATCACAATTGAAAGGTATTTCTGTTAATAATGAAACAAGGCAGGCAATTGAAGATTGGCATTATTGGACAACAATGGGTTATCAGTTTTAG
- a CDS encoding ABC transporter ATP-binding protein produces MDMIKTEKLTKYFGPLKAVDNLTLNVAEGEIFGLVGPDGAGKTTTIRLLTSLMEPSGGAAWIAGKHTVKDAELLKEGIGYMSQRFGLYPDLSVMENIYFYADIYSVPRKERKERIEELLGFSNLAPFRKRLAGNLSGGMKQKLGLVCALIHTPKVLFLDEPTNGVDPVSRRDFWRILYQLLKEKVTIFVSTSYLDEAERCTRVGLIHKGKMLTAGTPAEVKKFMHGTVIEVRASDPRNASHLLREKLKEDSVGLFGDKVHIAAKNPAAVTAETEKILNRAGLAIKSIRVIEPSLEDVFVSVLAGQKEESNRLE; encoded by the coding sequence ATGGATATGATAAAAACGGAGAAACTGACAAAATATTTTGGACCGCTGAAGGCCGTGGACAATCTTACCCTGAATGTTGCCGAAGGCGAAATCTTTGGTCTTGTTGGTCCTGATGGCGCAGGAAAAACCACAACGATACGGCTGCTTACCTCTCTTATGGAACCATCTGGCGGTGCTGCCTGGATTGCCGGGAAACATACGGTAAAAGATGCGGAGTTGTTGAAAGAAGGGATTGGTTATATGAGTCAGAGATTCGGCCTGTATCCAGACCTTTCCGTAATGGAAAACATATATTTCTATGCAGATATTTACAGTGTTCCCCGGAAGGAAAGGAAGGAAAGGATTGAAGAACTTCTGGGATTCAGCAATCTCGCGCCGTTCAGAAAACGGCTTGCCGGCAATCTTTCTGGCGGCATGAAACAAAAACTGGGCCTTGTCTGTGCTCTTATTCATACACCAAAAGTTCTTTTTCTGGACGAGCCTACAAATGGGGTAGACCCCGTGTCACGCCGAGATTTCTGGAGGATTCTCTATCAGCTTTTGAAAGAAAAGGTGACAATCTTTGTGTCTACATCCTATCTGGATGAAGCGGAGAGATGCACAAGGGTAGGACTTATTCATAAGGGAAAGATGCTCACAGCCGGTACCCCTGCAGAGGTGAAAAAGTTTATGCACGGAACAGTAATTGAGGTCCGCGCTTCTGACCCCCGGAACGCCAGCCACCTGCTACGTGAAAAATTAAAGGAAGATTCGGTTGGTCTTTTTGGTGACAAGGTACATATCGCAGCAAAAAATCCCGCTGCTGTCACAGCAGAAACAGAAAAAATATTGAATCGTGCGGGGCTAGCCATCAAAAGTATCCGTGTTATCGAACCCTCGCTTGAGGATGTCTTTGTCTCCGTTCTTGCAGGTCAAAAGGAGGAAAGCAACCGACTTGAATAG
- a CDS encoding ABC transporter permease, protein MDIVLKLNRFWAIARKEFLHIKRDPRSLVMAIAIPMILLLLFGYALTLDVDRVPMVIWDQNESPVSREFISGFTGSRYFSLKAHVNNYRDIERAIDSGKAFIALIIPSDFDERINSGRRVSTQLIVDGSDSSTATIAMGYVDAVTFAYSRGLVLKQVERMGGAHRIGNPVDLRPRAWFNADLESKNYIVPGLIAVIMMVIAALLTSLTIAREWERGTMEQLISTPVRGSELILGKLFPYFAIGMFDVLIAVLMGEFLFHVPFRGSIGLLFAMAAIFLIGALSLGMVISIITKTQLLASQLAMVATFLPSFLLSGFMYAVDNMPQAIQIITYFIPAAYFVTLLKGLYLKGVGLDVLAREAVLLTLFGVIMVVLAIAGFNKKLE, encoded by the coding sequence ATGGATATAGTCTTGAAATTAAACAGGTTTTGGGCTATTGCCCGTAAAGAGTTTCTGCACATTAAACGCGATCCGCGCAGTCTGGTGATGGCTATCGCTATTCCCATGATTCTGCTGCTCCTTTTCGGATATGCCCTTACTCTTGATGTTGACCGGGTGCCGATGGTGATCTGGGATCAGAACGAATCTCCGGTGAGCAGGGAATTTATCAGCGGGTTCACCGGGTCCCGGTACTTTTCACTCAAAGCTCATGTAAACAATTACCGTGATATTGAACGTGCAATAGATTCCGGGAAGGCTTTTATAGCCCTCATCATACCGTCCGATTTTGATGAGCGAATCAACTCAGGCCGCAGGGTTTCCACCCAGTTGATCGTGGATGGAAGCGACTCCAGCACGGCGACAATAGCAATGGGCTATGTTGATGCCGTTACCTTTGCCTATTCAAGGGGTCTGGTCCTTAAACAGGTAGAACGCATGGGAGGAGCACACAGGATTGGCAATCCTGTTGATCTGAGGCCAAGGGCCTGGTTTAATGCAGACCTTGAATCAAAAAACTACATTGTTCCTGGGCTTATTGCTGTAATTATGATGGTGATTGCAGCACTTCTTACCTCTCTTACCATTGCGCGCGAATGGGAACGGGGCACGATGGAGCAACTTATTTCAACACCTGTCAGGGGGAGTGAACTTATACTCGGAAAACTCTTTCCCTATTTCGCCATCGGAATGTTTGATGTCCTTATTGCCGTTCTTATGGGTGAATTCCTCTTTCATGTACCGTTTCGCGGAAGCATTGGACTCCTTTTTGCTATGGCAGCCATATTTCTTATCGGTGCACTCTCACTGGGGATGGTGATAAGTATCATAACAAAAACGCAGCTTCTGGCTAGCCAGCTTGCCATGGTGGCAACGTTTCTCCCCTCATTTCTTCTCTCAGGTTTTATGTATGCAGTTGACAATATGCCACAGGCCATTCAGATAATAACATATTTCATTCCGGCAGCCTATTTTGTGACGCTGCTTAAAGGCCTCTACCTCAAGGGTGTAGGACTCGATGTTTTAGCTAGGGAAGCGGTTTTGCTGACATTGTTTGGTGTCATAATGGTTGTCCTTGCCATTGCTGGTTTTAACAAAAAGCTGGAGTAA
- a CDS encoding DUF4412 domain-containing protein: MKFTKFVLSFAFTVVMLITIAEAGIVITGTEKALDEYGNHTTIKVYVDANRMRVETKDAETDQVVIFCGDSELFRVIDNTEKTYMEMTKADLMKIGRKMNDMMKMLEEKMKNIPPQQREMMAQMMKNQMPSVQESKITYKLIASDEKVHQWICKKYEGHRDGIKTEEIWTANLKDLAISHDDLKVMKMVSKFFESFLNDTSSFYKIGSEDWEKEMGYSGIPVRTITYTNGEMSEIMEISEIQRQNLPASLFELPEELKKEQGIGRMP; this comes from the coding sequence ATGAAATTTACAAAGTTCGTACTAAGTTTTGCTTTCACTGTCGTAATGCTTATCACGATAGCAGAAGCTGGAATTGTCATCACCGGAACGGAAAAGGCCCTTGATGAATATGGAAATCATACAACAATAAAGGTCTACGTCGACGCGAATCGTATGAGGGTGGAGACAAAGGACGCAGAAACTGATCAGGTTGTTATCTTTTGCGGAGACAGTGAATTGTTCAGGGTTATTGATAATACGGAAAAAACCTATATGGAAATGACAAAAGCCGATTTAATGAAAATAGGCAGGAAAATGAACGATATGATGAAGATGCTTGAAGAAAAAATGAAAAACATACCACCTCAACAGAGAGAGATGATGGCACAGATGATGAAAAATCAAATGCCCTCTGTTCAGGAATCAAAAATAACCTACAAGCTGATAGCTTCTGATGAGAAGGTTCATCAGTGGATTTGTAAAAAATACGAAGGTCATCGGGATGGAATAAAAACGGAAGAAATCTGGACGGCAAATTTAAAGGATCTGGCGATCAGCCATGATGATTTAAAGGTTATGAAGATGGTAAGTAAATTTTTTGAGAGCTTTTTAAACGACACCTCGTCGTTTTATAAAATCGGGTCGGAGGACTGGGAAAAAGAAATGGGGTATTCCGGGATTCCTGTCAGAACGATTACTTATACAAACGGAGAAATGAGCGAAATAATGGAGATCAGCGAAATACAAAGACAGAATCTGCCAGCCTCCCTCTTTGAGTTGCCCGAAGAGCTGAAGAAGGAACAGGGCATTGGCAGGATGCCATAG
- a CDS encoding DUF1016 N-terminal domain-containing protein translates to MTVTYWEIGRRIVEYEQGGRGKADYGKKLIDRLAIDLTKKFGRGFGRSNLFQMRSFYLAYAAIVQTPSGISTSVNHNQIRQTLSGESKYKFTGEPYLQALSENCKQCLQNHILLHFSLREYG, encoded by the coding sequence ATGACTGTCACATATTGGGAAATTGGGAGAAGGATTGTGGAGTACGAACAAGGTGGGCGCGGCAAAGCCGATTACGGGAAAAAACTTATCGACCGTCTAGCCATAGACTTGACTAAAAAGTTCGGACGTGGATTTGGGCGTAGTAATCTTTTTCAAATGCGTTCCTTCTATCTGGCTTACGCAGCAATTGTCCAGACACCGTCTGGAATATCCACGAGTGTGAACCATAACCAGATTCGCCAGACACTGTCTGGCGAATCAAAATATAAGTTCACTGGAGAACCATATCTTCAGGCATTGTCAGAAAATTGCAAACAGTGTCTGCAAAATCATATCTTGCTGCACTTTTCTTTACGGGAATATGGGTAA
- a CDS encoding efflux RND transporter periplasmic adaptor subunit, whose protein sequence is MKNKNILVLLFLLTIITGIIIYWYIDSWRYMVQDTIRVSGNIEVTDVAVSFRISGWVEERLVTEGDTVSAGQIIARLDSAELAQEVLLYEAEVKAAMATLEELETGYRTEEIEEWKAVVRRTRIDLDRLRSEFKRQEKLYEEKIISIREFEAAKADYEAAEAKYREVNKRLVLLEQGPRRERIDKARADFQRAREVLGLAKVRLNYATITSPISGLVLSKNIEPGEYVSPGTPVVTVGNLNNVWLRAYINQTDLGRIKVGQTVYITTDTYPGKIYEGIITFIASEAEFTPKNVQTQEERVKLVYRIKIEADNPEMELKPGMPADGTILLKE, encoded by the coding sequence ATGAAAAACAAAAATATACTTGTTTTGCTGTTTCTTCTGACAATCATAACCGGAATTATTATTTATTGGTATATTGATAGCTGGAGATACATGGTTCAGGACACGATCCGTGTTTCAGGTAATATTGAGGTTACCGATGTTGCAGTGAGTTTCAGGATATCCGGCTGGGTTGAAGAGCGACTGGTTACAGAGGGCGATACGGTTAGTGCAGGGCAGATAATCGCTAGACTGGACAGCGCCGAGCTGGCCCAGGAAGTTCTGTTGTACGAAGCAGAAGTGAAAGCTGCAATGGCCACCCTTGAAGAGCTTGAGACTGGTTACCGGACAGAAGAAATCGAGGAATGGAAAGCAGTGGTCAGAAGAACACGGATTGATTTAGACCGGCTCCGTTCCGAGTTTAAACGGCAGGAAAAACTTTATGAAGAAAAAATAATATCAATCAGGGAATTCGAAGCTGCAAAAGCTGATTACGAGGCAGCAGAAGCAAAGTACCGCGAAGTTAATAAAAGGCTTGTTCTCCTTGAGCAAGGTCCCCGCAGGGAAAGAATCGATAAGGCACGGGCGGATTTTCAGCGTGCCAGGGAGGTGCTGGGACTGGCTAAGGTTCGGTTGAATTACGCAACAATTACATCTCCCATTTCCGGACTTGTTCTTTCCAAAAACATAGAGCCGGGTGAATACGTCTCTCCCGGAACACCAGTCGTAACCGTTGGAAACCTGAATAACGTCTGGCTGAGAGCATACATAAACCAGACAGATCTTGGGAGGATTAAGGTTGGTCAAACGGTATATATTACTACCGATACGTATCCGGGAAAGATTTATGAAGGTATTATTACTTTCATAGCGTCAGAGGCCGAGTTTACCCCAAAAAATGTTCAGACTCAGGAAGAACGGGTCAAACTCGTCTATCGCATAAAAATAGAAGCTGATAATCCTGAGATGGAACTCAAACCCGGTATGCCCGCTGACGGAACGATACTGTTAAAAGAATGA
- a CDS encoding methyltransferase: protein MTQNIQMSVPPDAILMQMLFGALVQKSICIVAKLGIADLLAQKPQTAEELAAKTETHAPSLYRVLRTLASTGIFAETAGHTFKMTPIAELLRSDTPNSMRDFAILMGEDWIWSAWGELRHSVRTGEIAHEKVQGMSSFEFLEQNKDAGKIFNRAMTNLSLSVIPAIVGAYDFTGVGRLVDIAGGHGLLLVGILKANPQIKGILFDLPFVIHGADELLKSEGIRDRVELVSGDFFQSVPVGADVYMMKHIIHDWDDGRSIKILQNVRSAMNENSKVLIIEMVVPEGNEPSPSKALDLLMLVMEGGKERTKDEYRNLLEASGLRLARIVPTKSAYSVIEAERI, encoded by the coding sequence ATGACACAAAATATTCAAATGAGTGTACCACCTGATGCAATCTTGATGCAAATGCTATTTGGAGCATTGGTGCAAAAAAGTATTTGCATCGTAGCAAAACTCGGCATTGCCGATCTGCTTGCACAGAAGCCGCAGACCGCTGAAGAACTCGCCGCTAAAACGGAGACGCACGCACCATCGCTGTATCGTGTTCTTCGCACCCTGGCAAGTACGGGTATCTTTGCTGAAACCGCCGGCCATACGTTTAAAATGACACCGATTGCTGAGCTGCTGCGCAGTGATACACCGAATTCTATGCGTGACTTTGCAATTCTGATGGGCGAAGACTGGATATGGAGTGCATGGGGCGAACTAAGGCACAGCGTCAGGACCGGCGAAATTGCACACGAAAAAGTGCAAGGCATGAGTTCGTTTGAATTTTTAGAACAGAATAAGGATGCCGGAAAGATATTCAACCGGGCGATGACGAACCTTTCGTTGTCAGTTATTCCGGCGATCGTCGGGGCTTATGATTTTACTGGCGTGGGCCGGCTGGTTGACATTGCCGGCGGTCACGGATTGTTGCTTGTCGGAATACTGAAAGCAAATCCTCAGATAAAAGGAATTCTGTTTGATCTGCCCTTTGTCATCCATGGTGCAGATGAGCTGCTTAAAAGTGAGGGTATCAGAGATCGCGTTGAACTTGTATCGGGCGACTTCTTCCAGTCAGTGCCAGTGGGCGCGGACGTATATATGATGAAGCATATCATTCACGACTGGGATGACGGGCGAAGCATTAAGATCCTGCAAAACGTCCGTTCAGCGATGAACGAAAATAGCAAGGTCTTAATCATCGAAATGGTCGTTCCTGAAGGTAACGAGCCAAGCCCATCGAAAGCCCTTGACCTCCTGATGCTTGTTATGGAAGGCGGCAAAGAGCGCACAAAAGACGAATATAGAAACCTCCTGGAGGCATCCGGCTTACGATTGGCAAGAATCGTTCCTACAAAGTCAGCGTATAGTGTAATTGAAGCTGAGCGGATATAG
- a CDS encoding type II toxin-antitoxin system PemK/MazF family toxin, with the protein MKAGDIYLVETPGSNGHEQQGFRPAIIVQTAINIDKVPTILVVPFTTQIKAASFPFTFIVEPDLHNNLASKSVALVFQLRAIDKKRLKTNLAAWVSMILKL; encoded by the coding sequence ATGAAAGCAGGGGATATTTATTTAGTAGAAACTCCTGGATCCAATGGACATGAACAACAAGGTTTCAGACCTGCTATCATTGTGCAAACCGCGATAAATATAGATAAAGTTCCTACTATTTTAGTCGTTCCTTTTACCACTCAAATTAAGGCAGCTTCGTTTCCTTTCACATTTATTGTTGAACCAGATCTACATAATAACCTAGCTTCAAAATCAGTAGCTTTGGTGTTTCAACTGAGAGCTATAGATAAAAAGAGATTAAAAACAAACTTGGCAGCTTGGGTGTCAATGATCTTGAAACTTTGA
- a CDS encoding NAD-dependent deacylase: protein MDILTFSLWFLDSMKNVKIETLYKEVARLLSDKKNCVVLTGAGVSAESGIPTFRTQGGIWEKYDPMIYASIEVFRKDPSKYWTLRREFLDDYDKYQPNSAHFALAELEQMGIVRQIITQNIDGLHKKAGSQQVIEIHGSLRETHCLSCGKEYIAPHIPAGIPPYCSCGGILKPNTVLFGENLPVDAFTKARALSASCKIMLLAGTSAIVQPAASLPYLAKENGAKIIEVNIEKAFSGADYFITEKAGTALPQIVTEIKNVFVKRSE from the coding sequence ATGGATATTCTCACATTTAGCCTTTGGTTCCTCGATAGTATGAAGAACGTCAAAATTGAAACTTTATACAAAGAAGTCGCACGATTGCTGTCTGACAAAAAAAACTGTGTTGTGCTGACAGGTGCCGGCGTATCAGCAGAAAGCGGCATTCCCACGTTCAGAACACAGGGCGGAATTTGGGAAAAATACGATCCGATGATCTATGCATCGATAGAGGTTTTCAGAAAAGATCCTTCCAAATACTGGACGCTGCGAAGAGAATTTCTCGATGACTACGATAAGTATCAGCCCAATAGCGCCCATTTTGCGCTTGCTGAACTTGAGCAAATGGGTATAGTACGGCAGATTATCACTCAGAATATCGACGGACTTCACAAAAAAGCCGGCAGTCAGCAGGTAATTGAGATACACGGAAGCCTCAGGGAAACCCACTGCCTTTCATGCGGCAAGGAATATATTGCACCCCATATCCCTGCAGGTATTCCACCTTACTGTTCGTGTGGCGGCATTCTGAAACCAAATACGGTACTGTTTGGTGAGAACCTGCCGGTGGACGCATTCACGAAGGCAAGGGCACTATCGGCATCGTGCAAGATCATGCTTCTTGCAGGTACGTCCGCTATTGTTCAGCCGGCGGCGTCTCTGCCCTATCTTGCAAAGGAAAACGGGGCAAAGATCATTGAGGTAAATATTGAAAAGGCATTTTCCGGTGCAGATTATTTCATCACAGAAAAGGCCGGGACCGCTCTTCCCCAAATCGTTACAGAGATTAAAAATGTATTTGTTAAGAGATCAGAATAG
- a CDS encoding ABC transporter permease, giving the protein MLERIKQILIKEFIQMIRDRKMMGIIFVMPVLQTLVFGYAVTTDVRNITTAVYDLDNTVASRELTARFVKSGYFRVVEYVNNEKRARELLDRGRVRAVIRMNHGFEEDLRAGRSVQVQLLVDGTDSNTAGVVLDYSSRIVAQFSKKIMTTRLTQIKGSYQMPVGVDMQTRAWFNENLESRNFYVPGVIAIIVMLITLMLTSMAVVREKEIGTIEQIMVTPIRQLEFILGKTVPFALIGFADVILVTLIGVFWFEVPVRGNLFLLFLATALYIMTTLGIGLFISTISQTQQQAMMSTFFFYFPAVLLSGFMFPIANMPMVIQWITYLNPLRYFLEIVRGIFLKGTGAEILWPQMLSLMILGVLTLWFASRRFQKTMT; this is encoded by the coding sequence ATGCTTGAACGGATAAAACAAATCCTTATTAAAGAATTTATTCAGATGATTCGTGACCGGAAGATGATGGGAATCATTTTTGTCATGCCCGTACTCCAGACACTTGTATTCGGATATGCTGTCACGACGGATGTCAGGAATATTACTACAGCCGTCTATGACCTTGACAACACGGTGGCCAGCCGTGAACTTACGGCACGCTTTGTCAAATCAGGCTATTTCCGGGTGGTGGAATATGTAAACAATGAAAAGCGGGCGAGGGAGCTTCTTGACCGCGGCAGGGTGCGGGCAGTTATTCGTATGAACCATGGGTTTGAGGAGGATTTACGGGCAGGCAGGTCAGTACAAGTGCAGTTACTTGTGGATGGGACTGATTCAAATACTGCCGGAGTAGTGCTTGATTACAGCTCAAGGATCGTTGCACAGTTTTCAAAAAAGATTATGACAACCCGCCTTACCCAGATAAAAGGCTCTTATCAAATGCCCGTCGGGGTTGATATGCAAACACGTGCATGGTTCAATGAAAATCTTGAAAGCAGGAATTTCTATGTGCCAGGTGTCATTGCAATCATTGTTATGCTTATTACCCTGATGCTGACCAGTATGGCGGTTGTACGGGAAAAAGAGATAGGAACGATTGAACAGATTATGGTTACCCCAATAAGACAACTTGAATTTATCCTCGGCAAAACGGTACCCTTTGCACTTATCGGGTTTGCAGATGTGATACTGGTTACCCTGATAGGGGTTTTCTGGTTTGAAGTGCCTGTCAGAGGTAACCTGTTTCTCCTTTTCCTTGCTACGGCACTGTATATCATGACCACGCTTGGAATCGGGCTGTTTATCTCAACAATAAGCCAGACCCAGCAGCAGGCAATGATGAGTACCTTCTTTTTTTATTTTCCTGCGGTACTTCTTTCAGGGTTTATGTTCCCCATTGCAAATATGCCCATGGTGATCCAGTGGATTACCTATCTGAATCCACTCAGATACTTCCTGGAGATTGTTCGTGGAATATTTCTGAAAGGAACCGGGGCAGAAATCCTCTGGCCCCAAATGCTTTCCCTGATGATTCTGGGTGTCCTGACCCTCTGGTTCGCTTCGCGAAGGTTTCAAAAAACCATGACTTAG
- a CDS encoding ABC transporter ATP-binding protein: MNSTGEKKAVVVENLERRFGDFFAVNRISFEVFKGEIFGFLGPNGAGKSTTIRMLCGILAPTGGTGTVGGFDIRTQQEKIKEHIGYMSQKFSLYEDLTVEENINFYSGIYRLPAERKEERKEWVLDMAGLRDHRHSKTAILSGGWKQRLALGCAILHEPSIIFLDEPTSGVDPISRRRFWELIYELSGSGVTVFVTTHYMDEAEYCDRIGLIYRGELIALGSPEYLKMELTKDDILEVVCNRPQEAMDQIGKLSDIKEVALFGNVLHVVTAHTVSAKESIRKLLAGKGYEVARIEKVMPSMEDVFISLIETYDRERQR; encoded by the coding sequence TTGAATAGTACAGGAGAAAAAAAAGCGGTAGTCGTAGAGAATCTTGAGAGGCGTTTTGGTGATTTCTTTGCTGTGAATCGTATCAGTTTTGAGGTTTTTAAAGGTGAGATTTTCGGATTCCTCGGACCGAACGGTGCAGGCAAGTCTACAACGATACGCATGCTTTGCGGAATTCTTGCTCCAACCGGAGGAACCGGCACCGTTGGCGGATTTGATATCCGTACCCAACAGGAAAAGATCAAAGAACATATCGGGTACATGAGCCAGAAATTTTCCCTTTACGAGGACCTGACGGTAGAGGAAAACATTAATTTCTACAGCGGAATATACCGGCTACCGGCGGAGAGAAAAGAGGAAAGGAAGGAATGGGTCCTTGATATGGCAGGGCTCAGGGATCATCGCCATTCTAAAACAGCAATTCTGTCAGGAGGCTGGAAGCAAAGGCTGGCACTTGGCTGCGCAATCCTGCACGAGCCGTCGATTATCTTTCTTGATGAGCCTACCTCCGGGGTAGACCCGATAAGCCGCCGCCGGTTCTGGGAACTGATCTACGAACTTTCCGGCAGTGGTGTTACGGTGTTTGTGACAACCCACTATATGGATGAGGCTGAATATTGTGACAGGATCGGGCTGATCTACAGGGGAGAGCTGATTGCCCTGGGGTCTCCGGAATATCTCAAGATGGAGCTCACGAAAGATGACATTCTGGAGGTGGTATGCAACAGGCCACAGGAAGCAATGGATCAGATTGGCAAGCTCTCAGACATCAAAGAGGTAGCGCTGTTCGGAAACGTGCTTCATGTTGTCACCGCCCATACAGTATCAGCAAAAGAATCGATACGGAAACTGCTTGCCGGAAAAGGGTACGAGGTTGCCCGTATTGAAAAAGTCATGCCATCCATGGAGGATGTATTTATTTCGCTCATCGAGACTTATGATCGTGAGCGCCAAAGATGA